Proteins encoded together in one Acidobacteriota bacterium window:
- a CDS encoding acetyl-CoA carboxylase carboxyltransferase subunit alpha, with the protein MQSPEYAFEEPLVELRRRIEELEAYPEGSGHSKDIDRLRKELGRKTAEVYSNLGRWQKTLVARHQDRPHTLDYIERLMDEWVEIHGDRAFADDPALVSGFARFRGRTVAVIGHQKGRSTKSRIRRNFGQPRPEGYRKALRVMQLAEKFRRPILTFIDTPGAYPGIGAEERGQAEAIARNLVEMASLRVPLVATITGEGGSGGALALGIGDRVLMLEYATYSVISPEGCAAILWKDQARKADAAEALKLTAPDLRQLEVVDEVIPEPAGGAHTDPQVTALRVGDRLEEILNELSQVEPEQLIRARRAKFRRLGVHR; encoded by the coding sequence ATGCAGTCCCCGGAGTATGCGTTCGAAGAGCCCCTGGTCGAGTTACGGCGGCGGATCGAGGAGTTGGAGGCTTATCCCGAAGGGAGCGGTCACAGCAAAGATATCGACCGCCTGCGCAAAGAGCTCGGCCGCAAGACGGCGGAGGTCTACAGCAACCTCGGCCGCTGGCAGAAGACCCTCGTGGCACGGCACCAGGACCGGCCCCACACCCTGGACTACATTGAGCGGTTGATGGACGAGTGGGTGGAGATCCACGGCGACCGGGCCTTCGCCGACGATCCCGCTCTGGTCTCCGGCTTCGCCCGCTTTCGCGGCCGCACCGTGGCGGTGATCGGTCATCAGAAGGGGCGCAGCACCAAATCCCGCATCCGCCGCAACTTCGGCCAGCCGCGCCCCGAGGGCTATCGCAAGGCCCTGCGGGTGATGCAGCTGGCGGAGAAGTTTCGCCGCCCCATCCTGACCTTCATCGACACCCCCGGGGCCTATCCCGGCATCGGCGCCGAGGAGCGGGGGCAGGCGGAGGCCATCGCCCGCAACCTGGTGGAGATGGCTAGCCTGCGGGTGCCCCTGGTGGCCACCATCACCGGTGAGGGGGGCAGCGGAGGAGCTCTCGCCCTGGGCATCGGAGATCGCGTTCTGATGCTCGAATACGCCACCTACTCGGTGATTTCTCCGGAGGGCTGCGCCGCCATCCTGTGGAAAGACCAGGCGCGCAAGGCGGACGCTGCGGAAGCCCTCAAGCTCACCGCGCCGGACCTGCGCCAGCTGGAGGTGGTGGACGAGGTGATCCCGGAGCCCGCCGGCGGCGCCCACACCGACCCCCAGGTCACCGCCCTGCGCGTTGGGGATCGACTGGAAGAGATCCTCAACGAGCTGTCCCAGGTCGAGCCGGAGCAGCTCATCCGCGCCCGCAGAGCCAAGTTCCGCCGCCTCGGCGTGCATCGCTGA
- the recJ gene encoding single-stranded-DNA-specific exonuclease RecJ: MSSRSGASPSPAAPANACRWDAAEVPEAARDLVQAGIPPRLAPLLARRGLEDPDSARRFLTPTPDHLHDPFLLAGMDAAVERLLAMREEGAKVAIVGDYDVDGVTAAALLSAVFEACGLGVETILPRRMSEGYGFQPVHVERAAAAGCRLIVTADCGTTSQAAVSAAGEAGLEVVVTDHHLPDQPLPEGTVQINPKQSHCDYPFPELSGAGLALKLALALAQRVERPLPLPALLRIACLGTIADLVPLVGENRVIAALGLRALSETRSVGPGLQALMRQSGLKLPITAVDVGFRLGPRINAAGRLDTADTALELLLCRDRQRAAALARQLDDWNRRRQDEEMKVVEEARQMVLDLPSLPPVIAAWSPDWHRGVVGIAAGRLAREFHRPSILLSVEGETATGSGRSIRNVHLHDFLARWRPRMERFGGHSQAIGLTARMDALEELRNEWQEAGEEWGPEVLERRRRYDLSLTPEEVGEELLEELEALEPFGQENPQPLLRIGPLSLAAPPRLFGRGHLSAPARGDGGGQVRLLGWSWQDRKEDLSGRFEVLAYLERDTYRGGTCLRLVDCRPA; encoded by the coding sequence GTGTCCTCTCGTTCCGGCGCTTCCCCCTCGCCGGCTGCCCCCGCCAACGCATGCCGTTGGGATGCCGCCGAGGTTCCCGAAGCTGCTCGCGACCTGGTGCAGGCGGGGATTCCGCCGCGGCTGGCACCGCTGCTGGCACGGCGGGGACTGGAGGATCCGGACTCCGCCCGCCGCTTCCTCACCCCCACTCCCGACCACCTCCACGACCCCTTCCTCCTCGCCGGCATGGACGCCGCGGTGGAACGCCTGCTGGCGATGCGGGAGGAGGGAGCCAAGGTCGCCATCGTCGGAGATTACGACGTCGACGGCGTCACCGCTGCGGCGCTCCTCAGCGCGGTTTTCGAAGCCTGCGGCTTGGGCGTGGAAACGATCCTGCCGCGGCGGATGAGTGAGGGTTATGGATTTCAGCCGGTGCACGTGGAACGGGCCGCCGCCGCCGGCTGCCGGCTCATCGTCACCGCCGACTGCGGAACCACGTCCCAGGCCGCGGTCAGCGCCGCCGGGGAAGCGGGGCTCGAGGTGGTGGTGACGGACCACCACCTGCCCGACCAGCCGCTGCCCGAGGGCACGGTGCAGATCAATCCCAAACAGTCCCACTGCGACTATCCCTTCCCTGAGCTCTCCGGCGCCGGCCTGGCGCTCAAGCTGGCCCTGGCCCTGGCCCAGCGCGTCGAGCGTCCACTGCCCTTGCCGGCCCTGCTGCGCATCGCCTGTCTGGGGACCATCGCGGATCTCGTGCCCCTGGTGGGGGAGAATCGGGTCATCGCCGCCCTCGGTCTGCGGGCCTTGAGCGAAACTCGCTCGGTGGGGCCGGGCCTCCAGGCCCTGATGCGCCAATCCGGTCTCAAGCTGCCCATCACCGCCGTCGACGTCGGGTTCCGCCTCGGTCCGCGCATCAACGCCGCCGGCCGCCTGGACACCGCCGACACCGCTCTCGAGCTCCTGCTCTGCCGGGATCGCCAGCGCGCCGCCGCTCTGGCACGGCAGCTCGACGATTGGAACCGCCGCCGTCAGGACGAGGAGATGAAGGTGGTGGAAGAGGCCCGCCAGATGGTTCTCGACCTGCCCTCCCTGCCGCCGGTGATCGCAGCTTGGAGCCCGGATTGGCACCGCGGAGTGGTGGGCATCGCCGCCGGCCGGCTGGCGCGGGAATTCCACCGCCCCTCGATCTTGCTGAGCGTCGAGGGGGAGACCGCCACCGGCTCCGGGCGGAGCATTCGCAACGTGCACCTGCACGACTTTCTGGCGCGCTGGCGGCCTCGCATGGAACGCTTCGGCGGTCACTCCCAGGCCATCGGACTGACCGCTCGCATGGACGCCCTGGAAGAGCTCCGCAACGAGTGGCAGGAAGCCGGAGAAGAGTGGGGGCCGGAAGTCCTCGAACGCCGTCGCCGCTACGACTTGAGCCTGACACCGGAGGAGGTGGGGGAGGAGCTGCTGGAGGAGCTCGAGGCCCTGGAGCCCTTCGGTCAGGAGAATCCCCAGCCGCTGCTGCGCATTGGCCCGCTGAGTCTGGCAGCCCCGCCGCGACTCTTCGGCCGCGGGCATCTGTCGGCGCCGGCCCGGGGAGACGGCGGTGGCCAGGTGCGCCTCCTGGGGTGGTCCTGGCAGGATCGCAAAGAGGATCTCAGCGGCCGCTTCGAAGTCCTGGCCTATCTGGAACGGGATACCTA